The following proteins are co-located in the Solanum pennellii chromosome 8, SPENNV200 genome:
- the LOC107028545 gene encoding UDP-glycosyltransferase 74F2-like, translating into MEVIKTKKYGGHILALPYPSQGHINPMLQFCKRLVSKGLKTTLAITNFISSSTRPNSGIVGIDTISDGFDKGGYADADSVAAYLERFEQIGSKSLADLIKKYERSEFPITCIMYDAFMPWALDVAKKYGLIGACFFTQACAVNYIYYYIHHGKLTLPISSTNVKISGLPELELRDMPSFIYVHGTYPAYFEMVLNQFTNVDKADYVFVNSFYKLEAEVADTMSKISPLSTIGPTLPSFYMDNRVENDIEYGLNLFHVDSSTCINWLNSKPEGSVVYAAFGSMSTFDDKQMEEIAAGLKASSSYFLWVVKTSEQSKIPKKIIDENSEKGLVINWSPQLQVLSNKAIGCFFSHGGWNSTVEALSFGVPMVVMPQWTDQTTNAKFVQDVWSVGVRVKVNENGIVGREEIEECVRTVLQGEEGKEMKKNALKWKDLAKEAVQEGGTSDKNVEEFVSKCIKQFVD; encoded by the exons atGGAGGtaataaaaaccaaaaaatatggTGGTCATATTTTGGCTCTTCCTTATCCAAGCCAAGGCCATATAAACCCCATGCTTCAATTTTGTAAACGTTTAGTCTCCAAAGGTCTAAAAACCACTTTAGCCATCACAAACTTCATTTCTAGTTCCACACGTCCAAATTCGGGTATCGTCGGTATAGACACCATCTCCGATGGGTTCGATAAAGGCGGCTACGCTGATGCTGACAGCGTAGCCGCCTACCTCGAACGTTTCGAGCAAATAGGCTCGAAATCCCTAGCGGATCTTATCAAGAAATATGAAAGATCGGAGTTTCCTATTACTTGCATCATGTATGATGCTTTCATGCCATGGGCTTTAGACGTAGCTAAAAAGTATGGTTTAATTGGGGCATGTTTTTTTACTCAAGCATGTGCGGTGAACTATATTTACTATTATATTCATCATGGTAAATTAACGTTACCGATATCTTCGACTAACGTGAAAATATCGGGATTACCAGAGCTCGAACTTCGAGATATGCCTTCGTTTATTTACGTACATGGAACGTATCCAGCCTATTTTGAAATGGTGTTGAATCAATTTACAAATGTGGACAAAGCTGATTATGTATTTGTGAACTCATTCTACAAGTTGGAAGCTGAG GTAGCAGACACAATGTCAAAAATCAGCCCATTATCAACCATAGGGCCAACATTACCATCATTCTATATGGACAATAGAGTTGAAAATGACATTGAGTATGGTCTCAATCTATTCCATGTGGATTCTTCAACATGTATCAACTGGCTAAATAGTAAGCCAGAAGGATCAGTTGTTTATGCAGCTTTTGGTAGCATGTCTACTTTTGATGACAAACAAATGGAAGAAATTGCTGCGGGATTAAAAGCAAGTAGTAGCTACTTCTTGTGGGTGGTTAAAACTTCCGAACAATCGAAAATTCCCAAAAAAATCATCGATGAAAATTCTGAGAAAGGACTAGTAATAAACTGGAGTCCACAACTACAAGTGTTGTCTAATAAGGCAATTGGTTGTTTTTTCTCACATGGTGGATGGAATTCGACGGTTGAAGCATTGAGCTTTGGAGTGCCAATGGTGGTAATGCCACAATGGACAGATCAAACAACAAATGCAAAATTTGTGCAAGATGTTTGGAGTGTAGGGGTGAgagttaaagttaatgaaaatgGGATTGTTGGAAGAGAAGAAATTGAGGAATGTGTGAGGACAGTGTTACAAGGAGAGGAAGggaaagaaatgaagaaaaatgcaCTCAAATGGAAGGATTTGGCTAAAGAAGCTGTTCAAGAAGGTGGAACATCTGATAAAAATGTTGaagaatttgtttcaaaatgcATTAAACAATTTGTTGATTAG